The Gemmatimonadota bacterium nucleotide sequence GATTCCACATCTGAGGGGGTCGAACCCGTTCCTGCGCGCAGCGGCTTCGAACTCGCACACGGTGACGTGGACGGTGCGGGCAGCGGCAGGTGAGCGGGCGGTGCGCGTGGAGGCCGCGTCGGACAAGGGCGGCGTCGCTCGTTCGGGATGGGTGGTGGTCAGATGAGGTGGCGGCTCCGAGGATCCGCGAACGGACTGCTGACGGCTCTGGCCCTGGCCGGGGTCGTACTGTGGACTCAGCCGCTCGACGGGCAGGAGGCGCGGCGGCGCTGGGAGAGGATGTGCCAGATCAGAGCCGAGAAGTTCGATCTGGTGCTGCCGAGGGCGATGCAGGACAACGGCCTCGACATGTGGATCGTGGTCATGCGCGAGGGATTGCTCGACCCGATGTGGGAGGCGTTGGGTCGAGGCTACGTGGGCGACTGGGCCTACTACGTCTTCACCGATCGGGGCGAGCGCAGCGAACGCGCCGCGCTGGGGGTCGGCGGCTACAAGCTGGAGCAGTGCGGAGTGTACGACCATTTCGGGCCGGCTTCCTCGCTGGCCGCCTACGTGGCCGAGCGCGATCCCGAGCGGATCGGGGTCAACATGGCGACTTCGATCGGGGGCGCGGACGGCTTGTCCCACACCTCCTGGCTGCACCTGCGTGAAGAGCTGGGCGATCCCTACGCCGACCGGCTGGTCTCCGCCGAACGATTCGTCTCGGATTTCCGAGCGACCCGTACCGCCTCCGAGATCGCCGCGTTCGCCGAAGCGGGTGAGATCAGCCGTGAAATCGCGGAGCGGGCATTCTCGAACGAGGTCATCACCCCAGGCGTCACGAGCTTGGAAGACGTAGCCTGGTGGATGCTGGACCAGCTTCTCGCTCGCGGGCTCGACTCGTCCTTCGACATGCCGTCCGTCTACCTGACAGGTCCGAACGGTATCGAGGCCACCTCCACCGACCGGATCATCCAGCGCGGCGATCTTCTGATGATCGACTGGGGTGTCGGTTTCCTCGACTTCTATACCGACATGAAACGGGTGGCCTACGTTCTGCGCGACGGCGAAACCGAACCGCCGCCGGGAATCCGCAACGCCTTCGAACGCGCCATGGAGGTGCGCGACGTCATGAAGGCCGCGATCAAGCCCGCCCCCACCGCCCAGGATGCCCTCGACGCCACCTGGGCCGCCATCGAGACCGCCGGCTTCAACCGCATCGAGTTCAACCGACCCACCGACGATCCGGCAGTGACCGACGTGGTGATCGGGCCGCACTCGGTCGGCAACTGGGGGCACGGCTTCGGCCCGTCGCTCGCCTTCTTCAACCCGACCCGGCTGACCTACGAGCTCCGCCCCGGCACGCTCATTTCGGTGGAACTCTTCGCTTACACGGCCAACCCGGAGTGGAACGACGCCAAGGTGCGCATCCCGCTGGAGGACGACGCGGTCGTCACCGAGCGGGGCGTGGAGTGGCTTTACCCTGTGACGCGGCGGATACTGGTGGTGAGATAGGGTCGGTCGGCACGTCTCGTCGGAGCTGGACGCGCTCCGTTTTCACCTCTGCGGCACGACGGGGTAGGACCTGCCCGCGGCAGGTACTGCGAGCCATGATCGGAGTGATGGATGACCGGTCCGTTCGGCTGGCGGCAGGTGACGCCATCGTCGGGGCGCTGCCGACGCACACAGGGCGGTTCTGTTCGAACTCGCGGCCGGACCGCCGAAGCCCGAGTTCGAGCTGTCCACGAGGAATTACGTGCGGGAATTCCTCGAGTCCAAAGGTCGCGACGTGGAGGCGTTCGCCCGCGAATACGAGGAGCGCCTGATCGTGACCGGGCGCATCCGCCGCCGCTAGCCTCTCGAGCTATTGGTACGTTGAATCCGAGACGTACGCTGTTGACCGGAAGGAATAAGTGAACATCCGCCTTACCCCAAACGGCCAGGTGGAGATACCGGTCGGCAGGGCAAAGGTGAACGCGTGGGCGTATTTGATCGGTCTGGGACTCAACCCTCAGCTGACCCTTGACGGCGCCATGCGCCACGAGGGCCTGGGCGGCGCCCCGGGTCCCAACGGCAAGGGACACTCGGGGCAGATGAGAAAGGCGAACACCGCCATCGCCTGCGGAGACGCCGCCGCGCTCGTCGAGCCATCGTGTACGGAACCAAGTCCGACATCGAAAAAAGGTAAGAGAAGTGGAGAGATACGCCGTAAGAACTTTTGCTTGGGCGACCAACCACCACTTCGTACACGGCAACTTTCAGCCGAAAACCGCGCCGATCGTGTATTTCGACCCCTCCGACACGACGATTGGCCCGCAAGCCTACTATGTTGAAGATCCCGCAGGAAACGACCCAGAGGCTTCGCGTCCGCCCGAGTGCGACTGGAGCAACTTCTAGAGCTGATGGGAGCAAAGGAACCGATCATGAAGACCGACCGAACTTTGAAGAGCAATCGAAGCCCGCTTGCCGCAGCGGCCGCAGCCGCGCTGATCGGGCTGGCGCCGACCGGTGAGCCGGCCCAGGCGCAGAGGCCCGAGGACCCCCGCGAGTTCGCGCGCCTCCTGGCCACCGAGATGCGGGGTCCGTCCGGCACCATATTCACATCGCGCATCGGATGCCCTGCGGATGGCGCGTGGGAGCGCGCGGCGTTCGACGAGCTCTACCGCATGGCGGAGGAGTCCGACGTGGAGATGCGGCAGTCGATCTTGAGCGCGATCGGCAGCGCCCTATACCTTGATCCCTGCCCGGAGGTGGAGCCCTGGCTNNNNNNNNNNNNNNNNNNNNNNNNNNNNNNNNNNNNNNNNNNNNATGCTTTACATCATGAGGTGGGCTAAGGAGCGAGCCAGCCACGAGCTGGTTCGAGACATCGCCATGGACGCCGACGTCGGCGAGTTCTACCGGAGACTTGCCGCTGAGACGATGGTGAACCAGCGGTTCGGGGGCCCGCCTCCCTGGGATGAGATACAGCGGGATGCCGCGACCAAGGAACGCTGGTTTGGCGCACACAGGGCGGTCCTGTTCGAACTCGCGGCCG carries:
- a CDS encoding aminopeptidase P family protein codes for the protein MRWRLRGSANGLLTALALAGVVLWTQPLDGQEARRRWERMCQIRAEKFDLVLPRAMQDNGLDMWIVVMREGLLDPMWEALGRGYVGDWAYYVFTDRGERSERAALGVGGYKLEQCGVYDHFGPASSLAAYVAERDPERIGVNMATSIGGADGLSHTSWLHLREELGDPYADRLVSAERFVSDFRATRTASEIAAFAEAGEISREIAERAFSNEVITPGVTSLEDVAWWMLDQLLARGLDSSFDMPSVYLTGPNGIEATSTDRIIQRGDLLMIDWGVGFLDFYTDMKRVAYVLRDGETEPPPGIRNAFERAMEVRDVMKAAIKPAPTAQDALDATWAAIETAGFNRIEFNRPTDDPAVTDVVIGPHSVGNWGHGFGPSLAFFNPTRLTYELRPGTLISVELFAYTANPEWNDAKVRIPLEDDAVVTERGVEWLYPVTRRILVVR